The proteins below are encoded in one region of Candidatus Thermoplasmatota archaeon:
- a CDS encoding dehydrogenase: PMYFFIAIWGGPNRHYASIKFLVYTHVGSVIMLLGIFALYLSSGDFTADGARTFNMILYLEAAQTDPLFLQMSLQIPLF, translated from the coding sequence TACCCATGTACTTCTTCATCGCCATATGGGGAGGACCGAACCGCCACTACGCGTCCATCAAGTTCCTCGTATACACGCACGTGGGCAGCGTGATAATGCTTCTCGGAATCTTCGCCCTCTATCTCAGCTCAGGGGACTTCACCGCAGACGGAGCGAGGACGTTCAACATGATCCTGTACCTCGAGGCGGCCCAGACGGACCCGCTCTTCCTGCAAATGAGCCTGCAGATCCCGCTATTCA